A window of Mucilaginibacter sp. PAMC 26640 contains these coding sequences:
- a CDS encoding peptidase C69, whose translation MAIYTKEQAQAILKKVLSYSKADECEVSLNGSEGGNVRYALNAVSTAGDISSVSLGVTSVYGKKAGSATINEFDDAALERVVRRAEELAQLAPENPEYMPMLGQSDFKESLTYNANTAAMTPESRAEMVGKSIAITKEAKLNAAGFLENSSGFSAVMNSKGLFAYNKSSDVTFTITTRNDGGTASGYAARGFTDVAKLDTASATRVAAMKANSSAGAKAIEPGKYTVILEPVAATYMLENMFRFDARSAEEGRSFLSKKGGGTRLGEQLVDPKVTIYSDPFNADLPASTWGGDGLPREKTVWIDKGVVKNLSYSRYWAQKKGVAPVPSGSNIIMEGGTASLEDLIKGTERGILVSRLWYIRMVDPQSLLLTGLTRDGTYYIENGKIKFPIKNFRFNESPVIMLNNLEELGKQERSISIESYRSYLIPPMKIRDFTFSSLSDAV comes from the coding sequence ATGGCGATATATACAAAAGAACAGGCACAGGCTATATTAAAGAAAGTGCTTAGCTATTCAAAAGCCGATGAGTGCGAGGTAAGCCTGAACGGAAGCGAAGGTGGTAACGTGCGGTATGCCTTAAACGCGGTTTCAACCGCCGGGGATATCAGCAGTGTAAGCCTGGGTGTAACATCGGTGTACGGCAAAAAAGCCGGGTCGGCCACTATTAATGAATTTGACGATGCTGCTCTGGAGCGCGTGGTTCGCCGTGCGGAAGAGCTGGCGCAACTGGCACCGGAAAACCCGGAATACATGCCGATGCTGGGGCAATCTGATTTTAAGGAATCACTAACCTACAATGCCAATACTGCCGCCATGACGCCGGAGAGCCGCGCAGAGATGGTAGGAAAAAGTATTGCCATTACCAAAGAAGCGAAACTGAATGCAGCCGGTTTCCTCGAAAACTCCAGTGGCTTTAGCGCGGTAATGAACTCAAAGGGCCTGTTTGCTTATAACAAAAGCAGTGATGTTACTTTTACCATCACTACCCGTAACGATGGCGGCACCGCTTCGGGCTATGCGGCACGCGGCTTTACCGACGTAGCTAAATTAGATACGGCATCTGCCACACGCGTTGCAGCCATGAAAGCCAACAGTTCAGCTGGCGCAAAGGCTATTGAGCCCGGTAAATACACGGTGATACTAGAGCCGGTTGCGGCTACCTATATGCTGGAGAATATGTTCCGGTTTGATGCACGCAGCGCCGAAGAAGGCCGCAGCTTTTTAAGTAAAAAAGGTGGCGGTACCCGTTTGGGTGAGCAACTGGTAGATCCTAAAGTAACCATTTACTCAGATCCGTTTAACGCAGACCTGCCCGCTTCCACCTGGGGTGGTGATGGCCTGCCGCGCGAAAAAACAGTTTGGATAGATAAAGGCGTGGTCAAAAATCTTTCTTACTCCCGTTACTGGGCGCAGAAGAAGGGCGTTGCACCGGTTCCGAGTGGTAGCAATATCATTATGGAAGGCGGCACCGCCAGTTTGGAAGACTTGATCAAAGGCACCGAACGTGGCATCCTGGTTTCGCGCCTGTGGTACATCCGCATGGTAGATCCGCAATCACTCCTACTAACCGGCCTTACCCGGGATGGTACCTATTACATCGAGAATGGCAAGATCAAATTTCCGATCAAGAACTTCAGGTTTAACGAGAGCCCGGTGATCATGCTCAATAACCTTGAAGAACTGGGCAAGCAGGAACGCAGCATCAGCATTGAAAGCTATCGCAGCTACCTCATCCCGCCAATGAAGATCAGGGACTTTACGTTTTCATCTTTGTCTGACGCGGTATAA
- a CDS encoding aminoglycoside phosphotransferase: MTHLPVTCSILSADHLASLIKETYNLKPGTIGKLLKTGINHSYLIEDAEHKYIFRVYSLNWRTRLEINEELRLLNLLKDEGISVSYPIAAENGEYINEIPAPEGTRYGVLFSFADGEKHLNFPADLHFKVGQTMAGIHQLTQHLELQRITYTPEVILQNSMQHLSRYLPAATSEMDWMLSTQKYLLAAIQNADTAGIRTGAVHMDIWFDNFNITKDGQVTIFDFDFCGNGWLCYDIAYYVLQLHSTEKDPTERDTKLQSFMDGYESVCPISAEEKRLLPLLGVSLYFFYLGIQCERFENWSNVFLNETYLKRFINLLVKKYFDDQVASANLSA, translated from the coding sequence ATGACCCATTTGCCTGTCACTTGCTCAATACTTTCTGCAGATCATCTCGCGTCCCTTATCAAGGAGACGTATAACTTGAAGCCAGGCACTATTGGCAAATTGCTAAAAACAGGTATTAATCACAGTTATTTAATTGAGGACGCCGAACACAAATACATATTCCGGGTCTACAGTTTAAACTGGCGTACGCGGCTGGAGATCAACGAAGAGTTGCGGTTGCTAAACCTGCTTAAAGATGAAGGCATATCCGTTTCATACCCCATCGCTGCTGAAAATGGCGAGTATATAAACGAAATACCTGCACCTGAGGGTACGCGATACGGGGTGCTGTTTTCTTTTGCTGATGGCGAAAAACACTTGAATTTTCCGGCTGATCTTCATTTTAAAGTAGGGCAAACGATGGCCGGGATCCATCAACTCACACAGCATCTGGAGCTGCAGCGTATTACGTATACGCCAGAAGTAATCCTGCAAAATTCGATGCAGCATCTCAGCAGGTATCTTCCCGCAGCAACCAGCGAAATGGACTGGATGCTATCCACACAAAAATATTTACTGGCAGCAATTCAAAATGCCGATACAGCAGGCATCAGAACAGGTGCAGTGCATATGGATATCTGGTTCGATAACTTTAACATTACCAAAGATGGGCAGGTAACTATTTTTGATTTTGATTTCTGCGGAAACGGGTGGTTATGTTACGATATAGCTTACTATGTATTGCAGCTGCACAGCACCGAGAAAGATCCTACTGAACGTGATACCAAACTGCAAAGCTTTATGGATGGCTATGAATCCGTATGCCCTATAAGCGCCGAAGAGAAACGGCTATTACCATTGCTGGGGGTTAGCCTGTATTTTTTCTACCTGGGCATTCAGTGCGAAAGATTTGAAAACTGGTCAAACGTGTTCCTGAACGAAACATATCTTAAACGCTTCATTAACCTGCTGGTTAAAAAATATTTCGATGACCAGGTGGCATCGGCTAATTTATCCGCTTAA
- a CDS encoding TldD protein — MRRRDFIFLTGMGAGAMALPNLPAFGKPIDVQEALNPVDAKIKKELSDVGLNAAKAAGASYADVRIGRYLNQFVITRENRVLNVANTESYGVGIRVIANGCWGFAATNEVTKDGIAKAAKRAVAVAKANAKLGSAPVELAPQKGYGEVSWKTPIEKNAFEVPIKEKVDLLLGANAAAMAGGANFVNSIMFAVNEQKYFASTDGSYIDQDIHRLFPNFTVTKIDPTKGSFETRRSLSAPVGMGYEYMTPLASETVTGITPRYKKRYDMLEDIKFATKQAGEKLAAKSVDPGKYDLVLDPSHLWLTIHESVGHPTELDRVLGYEANYAGTSFLTLDKWKSGNFKFGSDKVNVVGDKLQVGSLGAVGYDDEGVGTKKWDIIKDGVLVNYQAIRDQAHIIGLKESQGCCYSQSWQDVQFQRMPNVSLQPGKTPLSVDEMIKNVEKGIYIIGDGSFSIDQQRYNFQFGGQLFYEIKDGKIAGMLNDVAYQANTQEFWNSCTQVCDERDYRLGGSFNDGKGQPSQSSAVSHGSSTTKFNGVNVINTKRKIG, encoded by the coding sequence TTGAGAAGACGAGATTTTATTTTTTTAACCGGTATGGGTGCAGGTGCTATGGCGCTGCCCAATCTTCCGGCCTTTGGTAAACCTATCGATGTGCAGGAGGCCCTTAACCCGGTTGATGCGAAGATTAAAAAAGAGCTGTCGGATGTTGGCCTTAACGCCGCAAAAGCCGCCGGTGCCAGCTATGCCGATGTGCGTATTGGCAGGTATCTTAACCAGTTTGTCATTACCCGCGAGAACCGCGTGCTGAACGTTGCCAATACCGAATCATACGGTGTTGGGATCCGCGTTATCGCAAACGGCTGCTGGGGTTTTGCCGCTACCAACGAGGTAACAAAAGATGGTATTGCCAAAGCTGCCAAACGTGCCGTAGCCGTAGCAAAAGCCAATGCAAAACTAGGCAGTGCGCCAGTAGAGCTGGCACCGCAGAAGGGTTATGGTGAAGTAAGCTGGAAAACGCCTATTGAAAAGAACGCTTTTGAAGTGCCAATTAAGGAAAAGGTAGATCTGCTGCTGGGCGCTAATGCCGCTGCTATGGCGGGTGGAGCCAACTTTGTAAACTCTATCATGTTTGCCGTGAATGAGCAAAAATATTTTGCCTCTACTGATGGTTCTTACATCGACCAGGACATTCATCGTTTGTTCCCCAATTTTACAGTAACCAAAATAGACCCAACGAAGGGCTCTTTTGAAACCCGCCGATCGTTAAGCGCGCCGGTAGGTATGGGTTACGAGTATATGACCCCTTTAGCATCTGAAACGGTTACCGGTATCACCCCACGCTACAAAAAGCGTTATGACATGCTGGAAGATATCAAATTCGCCACCAAACAAGCCGGCGAAAAACTGGCTGCGAAATCGGTAGATCCGGGCAAATACGACCTGGTGCTGGATCCTAGTCACCTATGGTTAACTATCCACGAATCCGTGGGTCACCCTACAGAACTCGACCGTGTTTTAGGTTACGAAGCCAACTATGCGGGTACCAGCTTCCTTACTTTGGATAAATGGAAATCGGGCAATTTTAAATTTGGCAGCGATAAGGTGAATGTGGTTGGCGATAAATTGCAGGTTGGCTCTTTAGGCGCGGTTGGTTATGACGACGAAGGCGTAGGCACCAAAAAATGGGATATCATCAAAGATGGTGTGCTGGTTAATTACCAGGCTATCCGCGATCAGGCACATATCATCGGTTTAAAAGAATCGCAGGGCTGTTGCTACTCGCAAAGCTGGCAGGATGTACAGTTTCAGCGTATGCCGAACGTATCTCTGCAACCGGGCAAAACTCCCCTAAGTGTTGATGAGATGATCAAGAATGTTGAGAAAGGCATTTACATTATCGGCGATGGGTCTTTCTCAATCGACCAGCAACGCTACAACTTCCAGTTTGGCGGTCAGTTATTTTACGAGATCAAAGATGGCAAGATAGCCGGCATGCTGAACGATGTAGCTTACCAGGCCAATACGCAGGAGTTTTGGAACTCTTGTACGCAGGTTTGTGATGAACGCGATTACCGTTTAGGCGGATCATTCAACGATGGTAAGGGGCAGCCAAGCCAGAGCAGCGCGGTATCGCATGGCTCATCAACAACAAAGTTTAACGGGGTTAATGTAATCAACACAAAAAGAAAGATCGGATAA
- a CDS encoding Tat pathway signal protein, with protein sequence MMNKRQFLKAGLLAGVAAQLPFSSKAAESNVHPKKSRGMKNWIWINPNPKDTDADLDFNYAAYKAAGITGIFFENDSERHFRMAKLHGIEAHRWIWTFNRAELIAEHPDWYSRSRNGDSCVDHPPYVGYYRWLCPSRPEVQQYLIDTVDKILSLDYVDGIHLDYVRYCDVILPLNLWDHYKLDQTKELPEYDFCYCEVCQTKFKQQTGQDLKAMEHPDASLSWRLFRYANISRVVNSISAVAKIHKKAITAAVFPTPEVARRNVRQDWTNFHLDGVCPMIYHGFYKEEVRWIGDAVAEGVHFLAGKFPLYAGLYLSDFKNDEEIRMGIQYALKNGAAGISFFGHVTQSVLDLLKQETRVV encoded by the coding sequence ATAATGAATAAGCGCCAATTTTTAAAAGCCGGCTTATTAGCCGGTGTTGCTGCTCAGTTACCTTTTAGCAGTAAAGCTGCAGAAAGCAATGTTCATCCCAAAAAATCCCGTGGAATGAAAAATTGGATCTGGATCAACCCCAATCCAAAAGATACCGATGCCGACCTGGATTTTAATTATGCTGCTTACAAGGCAGCAGGCATCACTGGCATTTTTTTCGAGAATGACAGCGAGCGGCATTTCCGTATGGCGAAATTGCACGGAATCGAGGCACACCGTTGGATCTGGACTTTTAACCGTGCCGAATTAATTGCGGAGCATCCCGACTGGTACAGCCGCAGCCGCAACGGCGATTCCTGTGTAGATCATCCCCCTTATGTAGGTTACTATCGCTGGCTTTGCCCGTCGCGGCCGGAGGTGCAACAGTATTTGATAGATACGGTGGATAAGATCCTGAGCCTGGATTATGTAGACGGTATCCACCTGGATTATGTGCGCTATTGCGATGTGATACTGCCTTTAAACTTGTGGGATCATTACAAATTAGATCAAACCAAAGAGTTGCCGGAGTATGATTTTTGTTATTGTGAAGTTTGCCAAACAAAATTTAAACAACAAACCGGGCAGGATTTAAAAGCGATGGAGCATCCCGATGCCAGTTTATCCTGGCGGTTGTTCCGTTATGCCAACATCAGCCGGGTGGTTAATAGTATTTCGGCTGTAGCTAAAATTCATAAAAAAGCGATCACGGCAGCCGTATTCCCTACCCCGGAGGTTGCCCGGCGCAATGTACGGCAGGATTGGACAAATTTTCACCTGGATGGCGTTTGCCCGATGATCTATCATGGGTTTTACAAAGAGGAGGTACGGTGGATTGGAGATGCAGTAGCAGAAGGCGTGCATTTTCTGGCCGGCAAGTTCCCGCTTTACGCCGGGCTATATCTTTCAGATTTTAAAAACGATGAAGAGATCCGCATGGGCATTCAATACGCTTTAAAAAATGGCGCCGCAGGTATTTCCTTTTTTGGCCATGTTACGCAAAGTGTGCTGGACCTGTTAAAGCAGGAGACGAGGGTAGTTTAG